The Vairimorpha necatrix chromosome 11, complete sequence genome window below encodes:
- a CDS encoding putative SP-containing protein, which produces MHFLFLYSFIVFVQANELYEKFKEKIFSKIKNGDYVSFDISGQKIDIYIFSYYDECNETISFSISDDIKDFHPNRNKDRFTFVLKNKKIKNIINEMETNIKKITSIHDLFSITFIYNKIHLQNQSILKTLIEELKEINHERRITHDENEIYYDNICEINDQVQRFISDIKNKEKDCIKKMPKSSIYYYTTSLNGEFYICLNLTIDNICYFFNFCIDEIYYLADTEVNKEKIWDEEILQKLLDVYKLSYNNFKLFHVKDEVLPIRCTSNKIQMGDTTDPFSFEIQDKKISFKLNNINDKYCLKSYLDKIGNEGYISKDVYIEFKKMFDIITNTKDVKGIIMFHNLVVNNNRINFFVERILNKRGSAINIMFSYLLFYKIKMNPNILYDIIENKILNDTIMKKIIKKISEKLKTIFFINDLYLIKFCLLLEAEEYINENELKDDILFKTLKDIGSLIVKRNNKSEHKTNISQKNINLLEVFNEIVIIHNGIHDLYRNEVREKILNTAAVFTGSSTIDINVYTLNLLHKNYKVQKDDIIKKLNIESTMVDKDNKEILEELNEIALKYNKKQ; this is translated from the coding sequence ATGCATTTCTTGTTTCTGTAttcttttattgtatttgtGCAGGCGAATgaattatatgaaaaatttaaagaaaaaattttttccaaaataaaaaatggagATTATGTGTCTTTTGATATTTCTGGGCAAAAGATTGacatatatattttttcatattatgACGAATGCAATGAGACTATTTCATTTAGTATTTCTGatgatataaaagattttcaTCCTAATCGCAATAAAGATAGATTtacttttgttttaaaaaacaaaaaaattaagaatattATCAATGAAATGGAAACTaacatcaaaaaaataacatctATACATGATCTTTTCTCAATTAcgtttatatataataaaattcacTTACAGAATCAAAGTATCTTGAAAACGTTAATAGAAGAGCTTAAAGAGATTAATCATGAAAGAAGAATAACCCATGACGAGAATGAGATTTACTATGATAATATTTGCGAAATTAATGATCAAGTTCAAAGATTTATAtctgatattaaaaataaagaaaaagattgtattaaaaaaatgccAAAGTCCTcgatttattattatacaaCATCTCTTAATGGTGaattttacatttgtttgaatttaaccatagataatatttgttatttttttaatttttgtattgatGAAATATATTACTTGGCTGACACAGAAGtcaataaagaaaaaatatgggACGAAGAAATACTTCAGAAACTTCTTGATGTATACAAGTTATCGTACAACAATTTCAAACTCTTTCATGTTAAAGATGAAGTATTACCGATACGATGTACAAGTAACAAAATCCAAATGGGTGACACAACTGACCCTTTTTCATTTGAGATACAAGATAAGAAAAtaagttttaaattaaacaatattaaCGATAAATATTGTCTAAAAAGTTATTTAGATAAAATTGGGAATGAAGGATATATTAGCAAAGATGTTtatattgaatttaaaaagatgtTTGATATTATAACCAACACGAAAGATGTTAAGGGCATTATAATGTTTCATAATTTGGTagtaaataataatagaataaatttctttgtcgaaagaattttaaacaaacGAGGATCAGCTATAAATATCATGTTTAGCTatctattattttataaaattaaaatgaatccaaatattttatatgatattattgaaaataaaattcttaatgacactattatgaaaaaaataataaaaaagatatcaGAAAAGTTgaaaactatttttttcataaatgatttatatctaataaaattttgtttactCTTAGAAGCAGAAGAATATATCAATGAGAATGAATTAAAGGAcgatatattatttaaaacattaaaagaTATTGGTAGTCTTATAGTAAAAAGAAACAATAAAAGCGAAcacaaaacaaatatttcacaaaaaaatattaatttactTGAAGTTTTCAATGAAATAGTAATTATACATAATGGGATTCATGATCTGTATAGAAATGAAGTTAgagagaaaattttaaatactgCGGCGGTTTTTACTGGAAGCAGTACAATTGATATTAATGTTTATACCTTGAATCtcttacataaaaattataaggTTCAAAAAGATgacattattaaaaagttaaatATCGAATCAACTATGGTAGATaaagataataaagaaatattggAAGAACTAAATGAAATtgctttaaaatataataaaaaacaataa